Below is a genomic region from Anaerolineales bacterium.
GGCGCAAGATCTCGTCAAGCGATCCGTCTCGCAGTGGATAGGGCAGCCCGCGAACGTGAACGACAGGCCGTCCTTCATCCGCCTGCCCCATCATGATCGACGCCGCAGCGGCGAGCTCGTCCGCGAGGCCCACCTCCGTGTTCTGCAGATTCCTGTCGAACAAATCCGGCCGTCCGCGCAGATCCAACAGAGCCGGAAACCCGGCCACGCCGATGGCCGTCCCTACCGTCCCCAGACGCCAGGCTCGTCCGTGCGAGTCGATGATCAGGACGCCGACGTCGCATCCCGAAGCCTGCCGCAAACTCCGGCGGATCGCGCGGGCAGATGCATCCGGATCGACGGGGAGCGCCAGTACCCATTCCCCCGTTTCGCCGCCGACGTTGGAATGATCCAACCCGGCGTTGGCGCAGATGAAGCCCAAACGATGCTCGACGATGATCAACCCGGGCCGCATGCGCAGGATTTTTCGACTTTCGCCGAGCAGCACCTCCACCTCGCGGGCGTCCTTTCGACTCTCCCGGGCGAGTCGCTGCGC
It encodes:
- the cofE gene encoding coenzyme F420-0:L-glutamate ligase, with the protein product MKQLVLTPLPGFPLVEPGDDLAILILEGLDRAGLSLQDNDVIVIGQKVVSKAEGRLRDLRSVTPSAQAQRLARESRKDAREVEVLLGESRKILRMRPGLIIVEHRLGFICANAGLDHSNVGGETGEWVLALPVDPDASARAIRRSLRQASGCDVGVLIIDSHGRAWRLGTVGTAIGVAGFPALLDLRGRPDLFDRNLQNTEVGLADELAAAASIMMGQADEGRPVVHVRGLPYPLRDGSLDEILRPEEEDLFR